One window of the Nocardia huaxiensis genome contains the following:
- a CDS encoding TetR/AcrR family transcriptional regulator gives MSMEATRRRLTEKQADTVDRLTRAAMQVLSREGFAGLTVRMVAAAAGVGTATAYTYFSSKEHLVAEVFWRRLATTPPPEGTESDRNARALAVLRQIALLVADEPQLAGAVTSALLGTDPDVAHLRLRIGTEIRKRLASALGEEPDSTVVGSLEMLYAGALVQAGMGYASYSEIADRLEESALLVLNSPAR, from the coding sequence GTGAGCATGGAGGCTACGCGCCGACGGCTGACCGAGAAGCAGGCCGACACTGTCGACCGGCTGACGAGGGCTGCGATGCAGGTGCTGTCGCGGGAGGGGTTCGCGGGGCTCACCGTGCGGATGGTGGCCGCGGCCGCGGGGGTGGGGACGGCTACCGCGTATACCTATTTCTCCTCGAAGGAGCATCTGGTCGCGGAGGTTTTCTGGCGACGGCTGGCGACCACGCCGCCGCCGGAGGGGACCGAGTCGGATCGGAATGCGCGGGCGCTGGCGGTGCTGCGGCAGATCGCGTTGCTGGTGGCGGATGAGCCGCAGCTGGCGGGAGCGGTGACCAGTGCGCTGCTGGGGACGGATCCGGATGTGGCGCATCTGCGGTTGCGGATCGGGACCGAGATTCGGAAGCGACTGGCCTCGGCGTTGGGCGAGGAACCGGATAGCACCGTGGTCGGGTCGCTGGAAATGCTGTATGCGGGAGCACTCGTTCAGGCGGGTATGGGATATGCGTCATATTCCGAAATCGCCGACCGGCTGGAGGAATCCGCATTGCTGGTTTTGAATAGCCCGGCGCGGTAG
- a CDS encoding FeoC-like transcriptional regulator: MSPLRQVLAEITTARGGVRLDDVARRVGVSRAEVDSMIEYWVRRGKLSTEAITSGCPTGGCGTCPSTSSCGTRPAGPVLIAITPRIG; encoded by the coding sequence GTGAGCCCGCTGCGTCAGGTGCTCGCGGAGATCACCACCGCGCGCGGCGGGGTCCGGCTCGACGACGTGGCCCGCCGCGTGGGAGTCTCACGCGCCGAAGTGGATTCGATGATCGAGTACTGGGTGCGGCGCGGGAAACTGTCCACCGAGGCCATCACCTCCGGCTGCCCGACGGGCGGCTGCGGCACCTGCCCGAGCACCTCCTCGTGTGGCACGCGGCCCGCGGGGCCGGTGCTGATCGCCATCACGCCGCGCATCGGCTGA
- the feoB gene encoding ferrous iron transport protein B — MGESCCGGGTSGASATLAATASIALVGNPNVGKSTLFNAATGARQRVGNWPGTTVGVTEGEWRLGRAHSATDRTVRLIDLPGTYSLLPISPDEAVTRDALLDTDNPPDVVVAVADAANLARSLYLVSQVLEVGLPVVVALTMTDIAADRGIDIDPQRLSKALGVPVAAVTARTGSGTEALARAVDAALTTRQIPESPRLGEIDANPEAEEDDPELLVAERRYAWAHEVLTAAVPPSRATVTVSDQVDRVLTHRWFGVPIFLAVMWMVFELTTTVAKPLQDNLGDFVTGTLADSVRGFLTGLHAPEPLVGLICDGVINGVGQLLSFVPLMLIMFILLGLLEDSGYMARAAFVADRLMRTMGLPGRAFLPLIVGFGCNVPAISGTRVLANPRHRMLTALLIPFVSCNARLVVYMMLASVFFDRGAGTVVFAMYLVSIALVVVMGLLLRGTLFRDMASEPLVLDLPPYRRPSLRVLGMHTRQKMSGFLRTASGIIVATVTVVWLLASIPLGAGTFGHVDPADSVLGGVSSSISPIFAPAGFDDWHAGAALTTGFVAKEAVVATVAQSYRMDDPGDGATPTPLADALRDTFDQSSGGHPLPAVLAFMIFLLAYTPCMTTVAVLRQEIGTRMTLFSIALQLSVAWVLAVAVFQIGRIFW; from the coding sequence GTGGGTGAGTCCTGCTGCGGCGGCGGCACTTCCGGTGCATCCGCCACGCTGGCGGCGACGGCTTCCATTGCGCTGGTGGGCAATCCGAATGTCGGCAAGTCCACCCTGTTCAATGCCGCCACCGGAGCTCGCCAGCGGGTCGGCAACTGGCCCGGGACCACCGTCGGCGTCACCGAGGGCGAATGGCGGCTGGGCCGAGCGCATTCCGCGACGGATCGCACCGTCCGCCTCATCGATCTACCGGGCACCTACAGCCTGCTGCCCATCTCACCGGACGAGGCCGTCACGCGAGACGCCCTGCTCGACACCGACAATCCGCCCGATGTGGTGGTGGCCGTGGCCGATGCCGCGAATCTGGCGCGCAGCCTCTATCTCGTCTCCCAGGTGCTGGAGGTGGGCCTGCCGGTGGTCGTGGCGTTGACCATGACCGATATCGCGGCCGATCGCGGCATCGACATCGATCCGCAGCGGCTGTCGAAGGCGCTCGGCGTTCCGGTGGCGGCGGTGACCGCGCGCACCGGCAGCGGCACCGAGGCGCTCGCGCGGGCCGTCGACGCGGCGCTCACCACGCGCCAGATTCCCGAATCACCGCGACTCGGCGAGATCGACGCGAATCCCGAAGCGGAAGAAGACGATCCGGAGCTGCTGGTCGCCGAACGCCGCTACGCGTGGGCACACGAGGTGCTCACCGCGGCCGTCCCGCCCAGCCGCGCCACGGTCACCGTGAGCGACCAGGTGGACCGGGTGCTCACCCACCGCTGGTTCGGCGTGCCGATCTTCCTGGCCGTCATGTGGATGGTGTTCGAGCTGACCACCACCGTGGCCAAACCCTTGCAGGACAATCTCGGCGACTTCGTCACCGGCACGCTCGCCGACAGCGTGCGCGGATTCCTCACCGGCCTGCACGCACCGGAACCGCTCGTCGGCCTGATCTGCGACGGCGTCATCAACGGCGTCGGTCAGCTGCTGAGCTTCGTGCCGCTCATGCTGATCATGTTCATTCTCCTGGGCCTGCTGGAGGATTCGGGCTACATGGCCCGCGCCGCCTTCGTGGCCGACCGGCTCATGCGCACCATGGGGCTCCCGGGTCGCGCCTTCCTGCCGCTCATCGTCGGCTTCGGCTGCAATGTGCCCGCCATCTCCGGCACCCGCGTCCTGGCCAACCCCCGCCATCGCATGCTGACCGCCCTGCTCATCCCGTTCGTCAGCTGCAATGCCCGCCTCGTCGTCTACATGATGCTGGCGAGCGTCTTCTTCGACCGCGGCGCGGGCACCGTCGTCTTCGCCATGTACCTGGTGTCCATCGCCCTCGTGGTGGTGATGGGACTGCTGCTGCGCGGCACCCTGTTCCGCGATATGGCGAGCGAACCGCTGGTGCTCGATCTGCCGCCGTACCGCCGCCCCAGCCTGCGCGTGCTGGGCATGCACACCCGCCAGAAGATGAGCGGCTTCCTGCGCACCGCCAGCGGCATCATCGTCGCCACCGTGACCGTGGTGTGGCTGCTGGCCTCGATTCCGTTGGGCGCGGGCACCTTCGGGCACGTCGATCCGGCGGACAGCGTGCTCGGCGGCGTCTCGTCCTCGATCTCGCCGATCTTCGCGCCGGCCGGTTTCGACGACTGGCACGCGGGCGCGGCGCTCACCACCGGATTCGTGGCCAAGGAGGCCGTGGTCGCCACGGTCGCGCAGTCGTACCGCATGGACGATCCCGGCGACGGGGCCACGCCCACTCCCCTGGCCGACGCCCTGCGCGACACCTTCGACCAGTCCTCCGGCGGGCACCCGCTGCCCGCGGTGCTGGCCTTCATGATCTTCCTGCTCGCCTACACCCCGTGCATGACCACGGTGGCGGTGCTGCGGCAGGAAATCGGTACGCGCATGACGCTTTTCAGCATCGCCCTGCAACTGAGCGTGGCGTGGGTGCTGGCCGTGGCGGTGTTCCAGATCGGGCGGATCTTCTGGTGA
- a CDS encoding LysR family transcriptional regulator produces the protein MELQQMRYVIAVAETNSFTRAAERCLVVQSALSHQIARLEKELGARLFERTSRRVRLTAAGAAFLPAARQCLEAAERAAAEVAAAVGEIRGQLRVGLIPTVAAVDIPDALREFRERHPQVRVGLKVGASDCLVAQVARGELDVAFLGVPTTARLPSVAARELARDRLVAVVAPDHPLAGEQSVDLRRLAAETFVDLPAGTAGRIQSDLAFEAAGLTRDVAFEVTTADYITRLVAPGLAVAMLPSTYVPQLSGVATVEVSDAPARVEYAVWNRVDRTPAATAFLAILGITPLVAQPIP, from the coding sequence GTGGAACTACAGCAGATGCGCTACGTGATCGCGGTCGCCGAGACGAACAGCTTCACGCGCGCGGCCGAACGCTGCCTGGTGGTGCAATCCGCCCTCAGTCACCAGATCGCCCGGCTGGAAAAGGAACTCGGCGCACGACTCTTCGAACGCACCAGCCGCCGGGTGCGGCTGACCGCCGCCGGCGCCGCCTTCCTGCCTGCTGCCCGCCAGTGCCTGGAGGCCGCCGAGCGCGCGGCCGCCGAAGTCGCCGCGGCCGTCGGAGAGATCCGCGGACAACTGCGAGTGGGCCTGATACCGACCGTCGCCGCGGTGGATATCCCGGACGCGCTGCGCGAATTCCGGGAGCGGCACCCGCAGGTGCGCGTCGGCCTGAAGGTCGGTGCGAGCGACTGCCTCGTCGCGCAGGTCGCGCGCGGCGAACTCGATGTGGCCTTCCTCGGCGTGCCGACCACGGCCCGGCTGCCGAGTGTCGCGGCCCGGGAACTCGCCCGGGACCGGCTGGTCGCCGTGGTCGCGCCGGATCATCCACTGGCGGGCGAACAGTCGGTCGATCTGCGCCGGCTCGCCGCGGAGACCTTCGTGGACCTGCCGGCGGGGACGGCCGGGCGCATCCAGTCCGACCTGGCCTTCGAGGCCGCCGGGCTCACCCGCGACGTCGCCTTCGAGGTGACCACCGCGGACTACATCACCCGGCTGGTCGCACCCGGTCTCGCGGTGGCCATGCTGCCCTCCACCTATGTGCCGCAGCTGTCGGGCGTGGCCACGGTCGAGGTCTCCGACGCACCCGCGCGCGTCGAGTACGCGGTGTGGAATCGCGTCGATCGCACGCCCGCCGCGACCGCGTTTCTCGCGATCCTCGGCATCACACCTCTTGTCGCGCAACCCATCCCGTAG
- a CDS encoding SMP-30/gluconolactonase/LRE family protein has translation MKVSAAQWFSRIIGLPVALGFLGVAVLVPAGPAEAQDPLFPATLTLPAGFRPEGIAIGALPFAYVGSMADGSIYRADLVTGQGGIFGAPTGTPALGLRLDQRGRLFVAGGTGGDARVLDAWTGATLATYEFATQPDTFVNDLVFTPEGAWFTDSSAAVLYHLPIAADGALPPPGAVLRIPLSGDIAYVPQAFNANGIVRTPDGTGLIIVQSVTGHLFHVDRWTGVTRRIDLGDETLVHGDGLFLDGNTLYAVENRRNAIAVITLDPAGTAGTVERRITDSRFDVPATIAAFGGRLYLPNARFDTVPEPSTPYSVVAVGR, from the coding sequence GTGAAAGTTTCAGCAGCACAATGGTTTTCTCGAATCATCGGCCTGCCGGTCGCGCTGGGCTTCCTCGGTGTCGCGGTCCTGGTGCCCGCGGGCCCGGCGGAAGCGCAGGACCCGCTGTTTCCCGCCACCTTGACCCTGCCTGCCGGATTCCGCCCGGAAGGCATCGCGATCGGCGCACTGCCGTTCGCGTATGTCGGCTCCATGGCGGACGGTTCGATCTACCGCGCCGACCTGGTGACCGGGCAGGGCGGCATTTTCGGGGCTCCCACGGGCACACCGGCGCTCGGTCTGCGTCTCGATCAGCGCGGCCGGTTGTTCGTCGCGGGCGGTACCGGCGGTGACGCCCGGGTCCTGGATGCCTGGACGGGCGCGACGCTCGCGACCTACGAATTCGCCACGCAGCCGGACACTTTCGTCAACGATCTGGTGTTCACGCCGGAGGGCGCGTGGTTCACCGATTCCAGTGCGGCCGTGCTCTATCACCTGCCCATAGCCGCAGACGGTGCGCTGCCGCCGCCCGGCGCGGTGCTGCGCATCCCACTGAGTGGCGACATCGCCTATGTGCCACAGGCTTTCAATGCCAACGGCATCGTGCGCACACCCGATGGAACCGGCCTGATCATCGTGCAGTCGGTCACCGGTCACCTGTTCCACGTCGACCGCTGGACGGGCGTGACGCGGCGGATCGATCTCGGTGACGAAACCCTGGTGCACGGGGACGGTCTGTTCCTGGACGGGAACACGCTGTACGCCGTGGAGAACCGCCGCAATGCGATCGCCGTGATCACCCTCGACCCGGCGGGCACGGCGGGCACCGTCGAACGGCGAATCACCGACTCGCGCTTCGATGTTCCCGCCACCATCGCCGCCTTCGGGGGACGGCTGTACCTGCCGAATGCCCGCTTCGACACGGTGCCGGAGCCGAGCACGCCCTACAGCGTGGTCGCGGTCGGTCGGTGA
- a CDS encoding FeoA family protein, producing the protein MSTLLNGRPGDSFRIERIAGQQSHRRRLLEMGLIPGTAVTVTGVGVFGGRILRVGDARIAVDAGTAGAITVTESCGG; encoded by the coding sequence GTGAGCACCCTGCTGAACGGCAGACCGGGCGACAGTTTTCGCATCGAACGAATTGCCGGACAGCAGAGTCACAGACGCCGACTCCTGGAAATGGGTTTGATCCCCGGAACCGCCGTCACCGTCACGGGCGTGGGCGTATTCGGGGGACGCATTCTGCGGGTCGGCGACGCGCGCATCGCCGTGGATGCCGGAACCGCCGGGGCCATTACCGTCACGGAGTCCTGCGGTGGGTGA